Below is a window of Streptomyces sp. WMMB303 DNA.
GGACGTAGAGTGCGGCGCGTGACGACGAGCGAGGAATCGCCGGCCACGCGCCGCACCGTACTGTGCGGGGCCGCACTGGCCGCACTGGGACTGACCACCGCCGGGTGCGCCGGTGACTCCGGGAAGGGTTCGTCGGGGTCCGGCCCCGACGAGCCGGTCGAGCTGGGCGAAGCCGAAGCCGTACCGGTGGGCGGCGCGAAGCTGTACGCCGAGCAGAAGGTGCTGGTC
It encodes the following:
- a CDS encoding Rieske (2Fe-2S) protein, which encodes MRRVTTSEESPATRRTVLCGAALAALGLTTAGCAGDSGKGSSGSGPDEPVELGEAEAVPVGGAKLYAEQKVLVSQPEKGDFKGFSAVCTHQGSVLGEIDGEVAVCPLHGSRFHVDSGKVAQGPATEALPTVPVKVEQGKLVAG